GCCATTGAACAGGCCCGAGAGGTCGGCCTTCTGGGTCAAAATATCCTTGGCAGCGGTTTAAGATTTGATATTCAGGTGAATCGCGGCGGCGGCGCCTTTGTATGCGGGGAATCATCGGCGTTGATGAAATCGGTGGCTGGCGAGGTGGGCGAACCGCGCGCCAAATATATCCATTCGGTTGTCAAAGGACTCCATGACAAGCCGACCGTCCTCAACAATGTCGAGACGTTTGTCACCGTCCCCGTCATTATCGAAAAGGGAGCCGACTGGTTTACTTCCATCGGCACCAAAAAGAGCCCGGGAACGAAAGTATTTTCATTGGCCGGCAAAGTCAACAATACCGGTCTGGTTGAGGTTCCGATGGGGATGAGCCTGCGCGAGATCATCTTTGATATCGGCGGCGGGATTCCGAATGATAAGAAATTCAAAGCGGTGCAGACCGGCGGCCCATCGGGCGGATGTCTGCCGGAGGACAAACTTGATCTGCCGGTAGATTTTGATTCGCTGACTGAGGCCGGATCGATGATGGGTTCGGGCGGAATGATTATTATGGACGAACGAACCTGTATGGTCGATGTCGCCAAATATTTCCTGGCTTTCCTGGTGTATGAATCATGCGGCAAGTGTGTTCCCTGCCGGGAAGGGCTGTATCAACTGCATAAGCTCTGTGAGAAAATCTCCGAGGGCAAAGGCAAGGAAGGGGATCTGGAGTTGATGGAGAAGCTTTCGCGGAATATTCAGGTCGGTTCTCTTTGCGGGCTGGGGCAATCGGGCCCCAATCCTTTCCTGAGTACGCTTCAATATTTCCGCAATGAATATGAAGCCCATATCCGCGATAAAAAATGTCCGGCCGGGGTTTGTCGTTCTTTGATCGAGTATGAAATAACCGACGATTGCACCGGATGTATGGCTTGTATCAAAGCCTGTCCGGTCGGGGCTATCACCGGCGAAAAGAAGAAAAAGCACTTTATCGATAAGCTCGTTTGCGATCGCTGTGGCTCCTGCTATGCGATCTGCAATTATGAAGCGATTGAGAT
This genomic interval from Candidatus Zixiibacteriota bacterium contains the following:
- a CDS encoding SLBB domain-containing protein, encoding MPFYAHQQRIALRNCGLIDPARITDAVAVGAYAGLARALTTMLPQQIIDEISKSGLRGRGGGGFLTGKKWATCAKVQSEIRYVICNGDEGDPGAFMDRTVMGSDPHAVLEGMIICAYAVGSTQGYIYVREEYPQAVANLKRAIEQAREVGLLGQNILGSGLRFDIQVNRGGGAFVCGESSALMKSVAGEVGEPRAKYIHSVVKGLHDKPTVLNNVETFVTVPVIIEKGADWFTSIGTKKSPGTKVFSLAGKVNNTGLVEVPMGMSLREIIFDIGGGIPNDKKFKAVQTGGPSGGCLPEDKLDLPVDFDSLTEAGSMMGSGGMIIMDERTCMVDVAKYFLAFLVYESCGKCVPCREGLYQLHKLCEKISEGKGKEGDLELMEKLSRNIQVGSLCGLGQSGPNPFLSTLQYFRNEYEAHIRDKKCPAGVCRSLIEYEITDDCTGCMACIKACPVGAITGEKKKKHFIDKLVCDRCGSCYAICNYEAIEIR